The following coding sequences lie in one Xylocopa sonorina isolate GNS202 chromosome 7, iyXylSono1_principal, whole genome shotgun sequence genomic window:
- the LOC143425148 gene encoding uncharacterized protein LOC143425148 isoform X2, with translation MFFRFAIFVGLSSVVATIIYLTPIPEQIFLSCDRPCHHLDWPMICRVKLTLELFQSLSKSCADCPQNETACLSNHCVSADGHRRGVFTANRQLPGPTIQVCENDILVVDVINRLPGKAAAIHWRGQTQIESPYMDGAPLVTQCPIPSYTTFQYKFRASAAGTHLWHAHAGTDVGNGIFGALIVKQADIKDPQRALYDVDDPNHVVLISQWQHSPEIAFTEGRAKPATILVNGRGRQPDGPRVPLTMFTVVPGRRHRFRVANAGGAGSCPITMSVDAHSLLLIALDGQPVEPRQVTSITLAKGERADVILKANRRVATYWMNVHASKECGSRPINGAAILSYKGSVSEDPSSTTEPIGQTEVEETARRIAMTTDPVEKCDDPEGLCVTEIQALRKIPTVLANPKTDVTIRLPINYRLQTNDILGNTGVGMRVLNVNNATFTYPSSPLLTQAVDVSADTLCSSTPEEDDARTENNETTSLSSRRCRRDVAALADACECVHVRRIPLGATVEVILLDQGGLDDLVYHLHGYSFYIVGARKFGRSVSLKELKNLDDKGELFSRKLDCTVAKDTVVVPKFGAVALRFKADNPGYWMLRDEHAADWTRGLDVILKVGEANDMVPAPEDFPKCGSFVGPDYFLI, from the exons ATGTTCTTCAGGTTCGCGATATTCGTCGGCTTGAGCTCCGTGGTCGCGACCATCATCTACTTAACGCCTATTCCAG AGCAAATATTCCTCTCCTGCGACAGGCCATGCCACCACTTGGACTGGCCGATGATTTGTCGCGTGAAGCTCACATTGGAACTGTTCCAGTCTCTTAGCAA ATCGTGTGCCGATTGCCCGCAAAACGAGACGGCCTGCCTGTCTAATCATTGCGTCTCGGCGGATGGACACAGACGCGGTGTATTCACCGCCAATCGACAATTACCTGGCCCAACCATTCAG GTCTGCGAGAACGACATCTTAGTGGTGGACGTGATCAACCGACTTCCGGGTAAAGCAGCCGCGATCCACTGGCGTGGCCAGACGCAGATCGAGTCCCCGTACATGGACGGGGCGCCATTGGTCACCCAATGCCCGATACCCAGCTACACCACCTTCCAATACAAATTCCGCGCCTCTGCGGCTGGTACCCACTTGTGGCACGCTCACGCTG GAACTGATGTTGGTAACGGAATTTTCGGTGCGTTGATCGTGAAACAAGCGGACATAAAGGACCCACAACGCGCTCTGTACGACGTTGACGACCCAAATCACGTGGTACTGATCAGCCAGTGGCAGCACTCGCCAGAGATCGCGTTCACGGAGGGTCGCGCGAAACCAGCGACCATTTTGGTGAACGGAAGAGGACGCCAGCCGGATGGACCAAGGGTGCCTCTGACCATGTTCACAGTGGTTCCTGGTCGTCGTCACAGGTTCCGTGTCGCGAACGCTGGCGGTGCTGGTTCCTGTCCGATAACCATGTCCGTCGACGCTCATTCGCTTCTTCTGATCGCTCTCGATGGCCAGCCCGTGGAACCGCGACAAGTCACTTCGATTACTTTAGCCAAAG GCGAGAGGGCGGACGTAATTCTGAAAGCGAACAGACGAGTGGCCACCTATTGGATGAACGTGCACGCGTCGAAGGAATGTGGCAGCAGACCAATCAACGGAGCGGCGATTCTCAGCTACAAAGGAAGCGTGTCCGAGGATCCATCGTCTACGACGGAGCCTATCGGTCAGACGGAAGTCGAGGAGACCGCGCGTCGGATCGCGATGACCACAGATCCCGTAGAAAAATGCGACGATCCTGAAGGCCTCTGCGTGACAGAGATACAAGCACTACGAAAGATCCCAACAGTGCTTGCGAACCCAAAAACCGACGTCACCATTCGTTTACCAATTAATTACAGGTTGCAGACGAACGACATCTTAG GGAACACTGGTGTGGGGATGAGAGTACTGAACGTGAACAACGCGACGTTCACGTATCCGTCGTCGCCATTGTTGACACAGGCTGTTGACGTCTCTGCGGACACCCTGTGCTCGTCCACTCCCGAGGAGGACGACGCTCGCACGGAGAACAACGAGACCACGTCGTTGTCGTCGCGACGGTGCCGTCGCGATGTCGCTGCACTCGCTGACGCTTGCGAGTGCGTCCATGTAAGACGTATACCGCTTGGAGCGACCGTTGAGGTCATCTTGCTCGATCAAG GTGGTCTCGACGATCTGGTTTATCATCTACACGGTTACAGCTTTTACATAGTGGGCGCTCGAAAATTCGGGCGCAGCGTTTCTCTGAAGGAGCTTAAGAACCTGGACGACAAGGGCGAACTGTTCTCGCGGAAGCTCGACTGCACCGTGGCCAAGGACACCGTGGTGGTACCAAAATTCGGCGCAGTTGCTCTCAGGTTCAAAGCGGATAATCCAG GTTATTGGATGCTACGAGACGAGCACGCAGCTGATTGGACGCGGGGTTTGGACGTGATACTCAAAGTAGGAGAGGCGAACGACATGGTACCAGCACCGGAAGACTTCCCCAAGTGCGGGTCTTTCGTGGGTCCCGACTACTTCCTCATATAG
- the LOC143425390 gene encoding pre-piRNA 3'-exonuclease trimmer, translating to MIEVSEKNFQSLYPELESVINNASFIAIDAEFTGIHSEENLKPSLFDTLENRYKLLRKNIQQFVIVQFGIAAFHHVPSKNTYEAKCYNFYLFPRPVPFRNRQFTCQVSALEFLHTHKFDFNKLVDEGICYLDEADEKLLTHHLEQGNLLNNFDHLSYEEEDVFKDCKNKISEWLKKDNNMVSIQVETPSTVLQYMVHKGLRNNFKNIWTTSGHKTVDVIRVTPDMHELLEKEDNNRLEKALLDSYLGFSKIFKLLSSSKKPIIGHNNLLDLMFIHQQFYKPLPESYKEFKSNVHSLFPQIYDTKFVSFELRKVLSKDEATWKLNSLSTLYEYFTSEQSCLTFNSPRIDLSEYSLDIKSYHNAGWDAYFAGYIFIKMGHIFCVSKFGMGLEERSVTHSELMNSVKDCVNCVNITRGNEVYMRFDGPDPTLSRPEWLHVKLKSSSIDPKQLVEKFSTFGHVDVMPFTRRHVLVAVANHKSAQYILQHFKCSQEFQVARYSRLRHAAPITICLWSGVVLSGGMLAWMINRMLVKSS from the exons ATGATTGAAGTTTCGGAGAAAAACTTTCAATCTTTGTATCCAGAATTAGAGAGTGTTATAAACAATGCGTCCTTCATTGCTATAGACGCTGAATTTACAGGTATACATTCAGAAGAAAATTTGAAGCCTAG TCTGTTCGATACACTCGAGAATCGTTATAAATTACTGAGGAAAAACATTCAACAATTTGTAATCGTACAGTTTGGCATTGCTGCGTTTCATCATGTTCCTTCTAAGAATACTTATGAAGCGAAGTGCTACAATTTTTATTTGTTTCCAAGACCTGTACCTTTTAGGAACAGGCAGTTTACTTGTCAAGTATCCGCCTTAGAGTTCCTTCATACGCACAAATTTGATTTCAACAAG CTTGTAGACGAAGGTATTTGTTACCTCGACGAAGCAGATGAGAAGCTATTGACTCATCATTTAGAACaaggaaatttattaaataaCTTTGATCATTTATCGTACGAGGAGGAAGATGTTTTTAAGGattgtaaaaataaaatttctgagtggctcaagaaggacaacaatATGGTCTCGATTCAGGTGGAAACTCCTAGTACAGTTTTACAGTACATGGTACATAAAGGGTTAAGgaataattttaaaaatatttggaCTACCTCAGGACATAAAACA GTAGATGTAATAAGAGTAACACCTGATATGCATGAACTGTTAGAGAAAGAGGATAACAATCGTTTGGAAAAAGCATTGTTAGACTCGTACCTAGGGTTTTCGAAGATATTCAAACTCTTGTCCTCGTCTAAAAAACCTATAATAGGGCATAATAATCTCCTGGATTTGATGTTCATACATCAACAATTTTATAAACCACTGCCAG AATCGTATAAAGAATTTAAGAGTAATGTGCATTCGCTGTTTCCACAAATATATGATACAAAATTCGTAAGTTTTGAATTACGAAAAGTATTGAGTAAGGATGAAG cAACCTGGAAACTAAATTCATTAAGTACTTTGTACGAATACTTTACAAGTGAACAATCATGCTTAACATTCAACTCGCCACgcatagatttaagtgaatattctTTAG ATATCAAAAGTTACCATAATGCTGGATGGGATGCTTACTTTGCGGGATATATATTCATAAAAATGGGACACATATTTTGCGTTAGCAAATTTGGAAT GGGTTTGGAAGAAAGATCGGTTACACATTCGGAATTAATGAACAGCGTGAAGGACTGTGTAAATTGTGTAAATATAACAAGAGgcaacgaagtatacatg AGATTCGATGGACCGGATCCAACGCTTTCAAGACCGGAATGGCTTCACGTGAAGTTAAAATCATCATCTATAGATCCCAAACAG TTAGTCGAGAAGTTTTCAACTTTTGGCCATGTGGATGTGATGCCCTTCACCCGGAGACACGTTCTGGTGGCTGTCGCGAATCACAAAAG CGCGCAGTACATACTGCAGCACTTCAAGTGCAGCCAGGAATTCCAGGTGGCACGGTACAGCCGCTTAAGGCACGCTGCACCCATCACTATCTGTTTATG
- the LOC143425152 gene encoding sodium- and chloride-dependent GABA transporter 1 has protein sequence MPEKMYYWGEEKDQVDPEQTFIEFKAKSDRTRESSRAAGRMTVAAPQARLTEAGNREEDAERGGWDNKLDFLFSCISVSVGLGNVWRFPYLCYKNGGGAFLITYGIAMLFCGIPIFFQEVAIGQYLGAGGMTLVGQLCPLLQGVGYATMTIVFFLDVYYCIIIAWTLFYLISTLVNIPGVPWKGCGNWWNTDNCYDGIEGIDKLNDTLYSNTTLSSTNSTRNISIPHHTTPVEEYWERRVLGITSGIESIGGMQWELFGSLIVGWLLVFLIIRRGLHQSGKIIWFSALFPYVVLFILLGRAVTLDGSYEGLLYYVTPRWEELLSPSPWIDGATQIFFAYSIGTGALPALGSYNKFHHNCYQDALITCVVNTLTCLLAGCVTFSILGHIALEQGTEVSEVVKSGPGLVFLTYPEVVLKLPGASMWATIFFVMLLILGIDSEFCIVESFITGVVDNWPDLLRPHRKKFTIAICCLMFLLGVPMVTHGGVYIFQLMDFYSASGMSILWVCFFQTIAISWIFGAKKFCDCIRQMMGIRLNRFWYICWVFFAPVIMAFIFVFQCVQYKPLKYGSDYEYPTWAEAVGVCLSLSSMIWIPGYAVYYVIVTPGSIKENILKGLQPNMKSHPKLPKGEKSAVMPMSESSAGLITKNHSFLSQT, from the exons ATGCCGGAGAAGATGTACTACTGGGGCGAGGAGAAGGACCAGGTCGATCCTGAGCAGACTTTCATCGAGTTCAAGGCGAAGTCGGACAGGACGAGGGAGTCGTCGCGCGCTGCAGGCAGGATGACGGTTGCAGCGCCCCAGGCTAGGCTGACGGAAGCCGGGAACCGCGAGGAGGACGCTGAGCGCGGGGGTTGGGACAACAAGCTGGACTTTTTGTTCTCGTGCATCAGCGTCTCTGTGGGCCTTGGCAACGTCTGGAGGTTCCCGTATTTGTGCTACAAGAACGGAGGCG GTGCCTTTCTGATCACGTATGGCATCGCGATGCTGTTCTGCGGGATTCCTATATTCTTCCAAGAAGTGGCTATTGGCCAGTACCTTGGTGCTGGAGGGATGACTCTGGTGGGGCAATTGTGTCCTCTTCTGCAAG GTGTTGGATACGCTACCATGACGATCGTGTTCTTCCTAGACGTCTACTACTGCATCATAATCGCTTGGACGCTTTTCTACCTCATAAGTACCCTTGTCAACATACCAGGGGTACCTTGGAAGGGTTGCG GTAACTGGTGGAACACAGACAAttgttacgatggtatcgaaggtATCGACAAGTTAAACGATACTCTTTACTCGAATACCACCCTGTCGAGTACAAATTCGACGCGTAACATCAGCATCCCTCACCATACTACCCCTGTAGAAGAGTACTGGGA ACGACGGGTTCTTGGGATCACGAGCGGCATCGAAAGCATTGGCGGCATGCAATGGGAGCTGTTTGGTAGCCTGATCGTCGGCTGGCTGCTCGTGTTCTTGATCATCCGCCGTGGCCTTCATCAGAGCGGTAAGATCATCTGGTTTTCAGCCTTGTTCCCCTACGTGGtgcttttcattcttttgggaAGAGCGGTGACATTGGACGGCAGCTACGAAGGGTTGCTCTATTACGTCACACCCAGATGGGAGGAACTGTTGTCGCCTAGCCCGTGGATCGACGGCGCCACGCAAATTTTCTTCGCTTACAGCATTGGTACCGGGGCTCTGCCTGCTCTCGGGTCGTACAACAAGTTCCATCACAACTGTTACCA AGACGCCTTGATCACTTGCGTGGTGAACACGTTGACATGTCTATTGGCTGGCTGCGTCACGTTCTCCATTCTGGGTCACATTGCGTTGGAACAAGGTACAGAGGTATCTGAGGTGGTGAAGAGCGGACCTGGATTGGTGTTTCTTACTTATCCAGAAGTGGTCCTGAAACTTCCTGGTGCCTCTATGTGGGCTACGATATTCTTCGTCATGTTGCTT ATACTGGGTATCGACAGCGAATTCTGCATCGTCGAGTCCTTCATTACCGGAGTCGTTGATAACTGGCCAGATCTGCTTCGTCCCCACAGAAAGAAGTTCACCATCGCTATCTGCTGTCTCATGTTCCTGCTGGGTGTCCCCATGGTGACTCAC GGTGGAGTTTATATATTCCAATTAATGGACTTCTACTCTGCCAGTGGCATGTCGATACTGTGGGTCTGTTTCTTCCAAACGATCGCGATTTCGTGGATATTCGGGGCGAAGAAGTTCTGCGACTGTATTCGCCAGATGATGGGCATACGATTGAACAGATTTTGGTACATATGCTGGGTGTTCTTTGCTCCTGTTATCATGGCT TTCATATTCGTATTCCAATGCGTCCAGTACAAGCCACTGAAATACGGCAGCGATTACGAGTATCCAACATGGGCAGAAGCGGTGGGCGTTTGTCTCAGTCTGTCATCCATGATTTGGATACCTGGTTACGCTGTCTACTACGTTATCGTCACTCCAGGATCCATTAAGGAG AATATCCTGAAAGGTCTGCAGCCGAACATGAAGTCGCATCCGAAGCTACCAAAGGGCGAGAAATCAGCAGTGATGCCAATGTCAGAGAGCAGCGCTGGTTTGATCACCAAGAACCACAGTTTCCTCAGTCAAACATGA
- the LOC143425148 gene encoding uncharacterized protein LOC143425148 isoform X1, with protein MRAAKCTDYAVTLITYALRFLVVVLTIAAAATFLHVNNYRPKQIFLSCDRPCHHLDWPMICRVKLTLELFQSLSKSCADCPQNETACLSNHCVSADGHRRGVFTANRQLPGPTIQVCENDILVVDVINRLPGKAAAIHWRGQTQIESPYMDGAPLVTQCPIPSYTTFQYKFRASAAGTHLWHAHAGTDVGNGIFGALIVKQADIKDPQRALYDVDDPNHVVLISQWQHSPEIAFTEGRAKPATILVNGRGRQPDGPRVPLTMFTVVPGRRHRFRVANAGGAGSCPITMSVDAHSLLLIALDGQPVEPRQVTSITLAKGERADVILKANRRVATYWMNVHASKECGSRPINGAAILSYKGSVSEDPSSTTEPIGQTEVEETARRIAMTTDPVEKCDDPEGLCVTEIQALRKIPTVLANPKTDVTIRLPINYRLQTNDILGNTGVGMRVLNVNNATFTYPSSPLLTQAVDVSADTLCSSTPEEDDARTENNETTSLSSRRCRRDVAALADACECVHVRRIPLGATVEVILLDQGGLDDLVYHLHGYSFYIVGARKFGRSVSLKELKNLDDKGELFSRKLDCTVAKDTVVVPKFGAVALRFKADNPGYWMLRDEHAADWTRGLDVILKVGEANDMVPAPEDFPKCGSFVGPDYFLI; from the exons ATGCGAGCCGCCAAGTGCACGGACTACGCGGTGACGCTGATCACCTACGCGCTGCGATTCCTCGTCGTGGTCCTAACGATCGCCGCTGCGGCTACCTTTTTGCACGTGAACAATTACAGACCCA AGCAAATATTCCTCTCCTGCGACAGGCCATGCCACCACTTGGACTGGCCGATGATTTGTCGCGTGAAGCTCACATTGGAACTGTTCCAGTCTCTTAGCAA ATCGTGTGCCGATTGCCCGCAAAACGAGACGGCCTGCCTGTCTAATCATTGCGTCTCGGCGGATGGACACAGACGCGGTGTATTCACCGCCAATCGACAATTACCTGGCCCAACCATTCAG GTCTGCGAGAACGACATCTTAGTGGTGGACGTGATCAACCGACTTCCGGGTAAAGCAGCCGCGATCCACTGGCGTGGCCAGACGCAGATCGAGTCCCCGTACATGGACGGGGCGCCATTGGTCACCCAATGCCCGATACCCAGCTACACCACCTTCCAATACAAATTCCGCGCCTCTGCGGCTGGTACCCACTTGTGGCACGCTCACGCTG GAACTGATGTTGGTAACGGAATTTTCGGTGCGTTGATCGTGAAACAAGCGGACATAAAGGACCCACAACGCGCTCTGTACGACGTTGACGACCCAAATCACGTGGTACTGATCAGCCAGTGGCAGCACTCGCCAGAGATCGCGTTCACGGAGGGTCGCGCGAAACCAGCGACCATTTTGGTGAACGGAAGAGGACGCCAGCCGGATGGACCAAGGGTGCCTCTGACCATGTTCACAGTGGTTCCTGGTCGTCGTCACAGGTTCCGTGTCGCGAACGCTGGCGGTGCTGGTTCCTGTCCGATAACCATGTCCGTCGACGCTCATTCGCTTCTTCTGATCGCTCTCGATGGCCAGCCCGTGGAACCGCGACAAGTCACTTCGATTACTTTAGCCAAAG GCGAGAGGGCGGACGTAATTCTGAAAGCGAACAGACGAGTGGCCACCTATTGGATGAACGTGCACGCGTCGAAGGAATGTGGCAGCAGACCAATCAACGGAGCGGCGATTCTCAGCTACAAAGGAAGCGTGTCCGAGGATCCATCGTCTACGACGGAGCCTATCGGTCAGACGGAAGTCGAGGAGACCGCGCGTCGGATCGCGATGACCACAGATCCCGTAGAAAAATGCGACGATCCTGAAGGCCTCTGCGTGACAGAGATACAAGCACTACGAAAGATCCCAACAGTGCTTGCGAACCCAAAAACCGACGTCACCATTCGTTTACCAATTAATTACAGGTTGCAGACGAACGACATCTTAG GGAACACTGGTGTGGGGATGAGAGTACTGAACGTGAACAACGCGACGTTCACGTATCCGTCGTCGCCATTGTTGACACAGGCTGTTGACGTCTCTGCGGACACCCTGTGCTCGTCCACTCCCGAGGAGGACGACGCTCGCACGGAGAACAACGAGACCACGTCGTTGTCGTCGCGACGGTGCCGTCGCGATGTCGCTGCACTCGCTGACGCTTGCGAGTGCGTCCATGTAAGACGTATACCGCTTGGAGCGACCGTTGAGGTCATCTTGCTCGATCAAG GTGGTCTCGACGATCTGGTTTATCATCTACACGGTTACAGCTTTTACATAGTGGGCGCTCGAAAATTCGGGCGCAGCGTTTCTCTGAAGGAGCTTAAGAACCTGGACGACAAGGGCGAACTGTTCTCGCGGAAGCTCGACTGCACCGTGGCCAAGGACACCGTGGTGGTACCAAAATTCGGCGCAGTTGCTCTCAGGTTCAAAGCGGATAATCCAG GTTATTGGATGCTACGAGACGAGCACGCAGCTGATTGGACGCGGGGTTTGGACGTGATACTCAAAGTAGGAGAGGCGAACGACATGGTACCAGCACCGGAAGACTTCCCCAAGTGCGGGTCTTTCGTGGGTCCCGACTACTTCCTCATATAG